One window of Cervus elaphus chromosome 6, mCerEla1.1, whole genome shotgun sequence genomic DNA carries:
- the DGKQ gene encoding diacylglycerol kinase theta isoform X1 produces MAAAAEPGARGWLGGVSPRSGSPTSSPELGAGSRSRSGPGSGPGSGPERSGARPPGPAAPSHSFRKVTLTKPTFCHLCSDFIWGLAGILCDGWRVPSLGWRVPPCCLRGPCKHSSCLGASGTPTSPGRASCPQRQGILVCQTGSGPVCNFMSHEKCLKHVKTPCTSVAPSLVRVPVAHCFGPRGLYKRRFCSVCRKGLEALGLRCEVCELHVHPDCVPFACSDCRQCHQDGHREHDAHLHHWREGTLPSGARCELCRKTCGSSDVPAGVRCEWCGVQAHSVCSAALAPECTFGRLRTLVLPPACVRLLSRNFSKMHCFRIPEIAVPEPGDGEDSADGSVPAGPGREVGAPESGKQTLKIFDGSDAMQRNHFRTVTVPHLARSQEVLEAALRAYYIPEDPQGFQLQALPTPAQLGDTVAAGKVWSAGPAEEEGGRAAPQAWVLRALPRTQEILKIYPAWLKVGVAYVSIRVTPQSTARSVVLEVLPLLGRQAEGVEGFQLVEVLMDSRQVQRTVLADEEPLLDRLREIRQMSLRQMSQTRFYVAESRALAPRVSLFVGGLPPGLSPQEYRSLLDEAVASKAALVTVSHVYSTQGAVVLDVACFAEAERLYMLVRDTAVRGRPLTALVLPEVLHMKLAPDCRPLLVFVNPRSGGLKGRDLLCSFRKLLNPHQVFELTNGGPLPGFHVFSQVPCFRVLVCGGDGTVGWVLAALEDMRHRLACPEPAVAILPLGTGGVGWPGGGGGPAWRARCGGSLSCWFPGNDLGRVLRWGAGYSGEDPFSVLLSVDEADAVLVDRWTILLDAHEAAGGEDSEAEAEPPKIVQMSNYCGIGIDAELSLDFHQAREEEPGKFTSRFHNKGVYVRVGLQKISHSRGLHRALRLQVEQQEVELPSIEGLIFINIPSWGSGADLWGSDSDSRFEKPRMDDGLLEVVGVTGVVHMGQVQSGLRSGIRIAQGSYFRVTLLKATPVQVDGEPWVQAPGHLIISAVGPKVHMLRKAKQKPRKAGPPKDARADGAPAPKGDPK; encoded by the exons ATGGCGGCGGCGGCCGAGCCCGGGGCCCGAGGCTGGCTTGGCGGCGTCTCCCCGCGCTCGGGCAGCCCGACCTCCAGCCCCGAGCTGGGCGCCGGAAGCCGCTCGCGATCGGGGCCGGGGTCCGGGCCGGGGTCGGGGCCGGAGCGGTCGGGCGCCAGGCCCCCAGGGCCCGCCGCGCCGAGTCACAGCTTCAGGAAGGTGACGCTTACCAAGCCCACCTTCTGCCACCTCTGCTCCGATTTCATCTGGGGGCTGGCCGGCATCCTGTGTGACG GATGGAGGGTGCCCTCCCTAGGATGGAGGGTGCCCCCTTGCTGCCTCCGTGGGCCTTGTAAGCACAGCTCATGCCTTGGAGCCTCTGGGACACCTACCTCTCCGGGCAGGGCCAGCTGCCCTCAGAGGCAGGGCATCCTGGTCTGTCAGACTGGCTCTGGTCCAG TTTGCAACTTCATGTCCCACGAGAAGTGCCTGAAGCACGTGAAGACCCCCTGTACCAGCGTGGCTCCCAGTCTGGTCCGC GTCCCGGTGGCCCACTGCTTCGGCCCCCGGGGGCTCTACAAGCGCAGGTTCTGCTCCGTGTGCCGGAAGGGTCTGGAGGCGCTCGGCCTCCGCTGCGAAG TGTGTGAGCTGCACGTTCACCCCGACTGTGTGCCCTTCGCCTGCAGCGACTGCCGCCAGTGCCACCAGGACGGGCACCGCGAACAC GACGCACACCTCCACCACTGGCGGGAGGGGACCTTGCCGTCGGGTGCTCGCTGCGAGCTCTGTCGGAAGACGTGCGGCTCCTCGGACGTGCCGGCCGGCGTGCGCTGCGAGTGGTGTGGCGTCCAG GCCCACTCAGTCTGCTCCGCGGCGCTCGCCCCCGAGTGCACTTTCGGGCGCCTGCGCACCCTGGTCCTGCCCCCCGCGTGCGTGCGCCTCCTGTCCCGAAACTTCAGCAAGATGCACTGCTTTCGAATCCCCGAGATCGCGGTGCCGGAGCCGG GGGACGGGGAGGACAGCGCCGATGGCAGCGTCCCCGCCGGCCCGGGCCGAGAGGTGGGGGCGCCTGAGTCCG GCAAGCAGACTCTGAAGATCTTTGATGGCAGCGACGCGATGCAGCGAAACCACTTTCGTACAGTCACGGTCCCGCACCTGGCCCGGAGCCAGGAGGTGCTG GAGGCGGCTCTGCGGGCTTACTACATCCCCGAGGACCCTCAGGGCTTCCAGCTGCAGGCGCTCCCCACTCCTGCGCAGCTTGGAGACACCGTGGCAGCGGGAAAGGTCTGGAGCGCTGGGCCCGCCGAGGAGGAGGGCGGCAGAGCGGCTCCCCAGGCCTGGGTCCTCCGCGCTCTGCCCCGCACCCAGGAGATCCTGAAGATCTACCCGGCCTGGCTCAA GGTGGGTGTGGCCTATGTCTCCATCCGTGTGACCCCGCAGAGCACTGCCCGCAGCGTGGTGCTGGAGGTCCTCCCGCTGCTCGGACGCCAG GCCGAGGGGGTCGAGGGTTTCCAGCTTGTGGAGGTGCTCATGGACAGCAGACAAG TCCAGCGCACGGTGCTGGCAGACGAGGAACCCTTGCTTGACCGGCTTCGTGAGATCCGGCAG ATGTCCTTGCGGCAGATGAGCCAGACACGATTCTACGTGGCTGAGAGCAGGGCGCTGGCCCCGCGCGTCTCTCTGTTTGTGGGCGGTCTGCCGCCGGGCCTTTCCCCCCAGGAGTACCGCAGTTTGCTGGATGAGGCTGTCGCCAGCAAAG CTGCCCTGGTGACTGTGAGCCACGTCTACTCCACCCAAG GTGCCGTGGTGCTGGACGTGGCCTGCTTCGCGGAGGCCGAGCGGCTGTACATGCTGGTCAGGGACACGGCTGTGCGCGGCCGGCCGCTGACTGCCCTGGTGCTCCCGGAGGTGCTG CACATGAAGCTGGCCCCAGACTGCCGCCCCCTGCTCGTGTTTGTGAACCCCAGGAGTGGAGGGCTCAAGGGCCGCGACCTGCTCTGCAGTTTCCGGAAGCTGCTCAACCCCCACCAGGTCTTTGAGCTGACCAACGGGGGGCCACTGCCCGG GTTCCACGTGTTCTCCCAGGTACCCTGCTTCCGGGTGCTGGTGTGCGGCGGGGACGGCACGGTGGGCTGGGTGCTCGCCGCCCTGGAGGACATGCGGCACCGCCTGGCCTGCCCGGAGCCTGCTGTAGCCATCCTGCCCCTGGGCACAGGTGGGGTGGGCTGGcccggcgggggtgggggcccgGCATGGCGGGCCCGGTGTGGAGGCAGCCTGTCTTGCTGGTTCCCAGGGAACGACCTGGGCCGGGTCCTCCGCTGGGGGGCGGGCTACAGCGGGGAGGACCCGTTCTCCGTGCTGCTGTCAGTGGATGAGGCAGACGCCGTGCTTGTGGACCGCTGGACCATCCTGCTGGACGCTCATGAGGCTGCTGGCGGGGAGGACAGCGAGGCAGAGGCAGAGCCCCCCAAG ATCGTACAGATGAGTAACTACTGTGGGATCGGCATTGACGCAGAGCTGAGCCTGGACTTCCACCAGGCGCGGGAGGAGGAGCCCGGCAAGTTCACGAGCAG GTTCCACAACAAGGGCGTGTACGTGCGGGTCGGGCTGCAGAAGATCAGCCACTCCCGCGGCCTGCACAGGGCCCTCCGGCTGCAGGTGGAGCAGCAGGAGGTGGAGCTGCCCAGCATCGAGGGGCTCATCTTCATCAACATCCCCAG CTGGGGCTCAGGGGCCGACCTGTGGGGCTCTGACAGTGACTCGAGGTTCGAGAAGCCGCGCATGGACGACGGGCTGCTGGAGGTGGTGGGGGTGACGGGCGTCGTGCACATG GGCCAGGTCCAGAGTGGGCTGCGCTCAGGCATCCGCATCGCCCAGGGGTCCTACTTCCGCGTCACCCTCCTCAAGGCCACGCCCGTGCAGGTGGATGGTGAACCCTGGGTCCAGGCTCCCGGGCACCTGATCATCTCGGCTGTGGGCCCTAAG GTCCACATGCTCAGGAAGGCCAAGCAGAAGCCTAGGAAGGCGGGGCCCCCTAAGGATGCACGAGCCGACGGGGCCCCGGCCCCCAAGGGGGACCCCAAGTAG
- the DGKQ gene encoding diacylglycerol kinase theta isoform X5 produces MPWSLWDTYLSGQGQLPSEAGHPGLSDWLWSSLQLHVPREVPEAREDPLYQRGSQSGPRPGGPLLRPPGALQAQVLLRVPEGSGGARPPLRSDCRQCHQDGHREHDAHLHHWREGTLPSGARCELCRKTCGSSDVPAGVRCEWCGVQAHSVCSAALAPECTFGRLRTLVLPPACVRLLSRNFSKMHCFRIPEIAVPEPGDGEDSADGSVPAGPGREVGAPESGKQTLKIFDGSDAMQRNHFRTVTVPHLARSQEVLEAALRAYYIPEDPQGFQLQALPTPAQLGDTVAAGKVWSAGPAEEEGGRAAPQAWVLRALPRTQEILKIYPAWLKVGVAYVSIRVTPQSTARSVVLEVLPLLGRQAEGVEGFQLVEVLMDSRQVQRTVLADEEPLLDRLREIRQMSLRQMSQTRFYVAESRALAPRVSLFVGGLPPGLSPQEYRSLLDEAVASKAALVTVSHVYSTQGAVVLDVACFAEAERLYMLVRDTAVRGRPLTALVLPEVLHMKLAPDCRPLLVFVNPRSGGLKGRDLLCSFRKLLNPHQVFELTNGGPLPGFHVFSQVPCFRVLVCGGDGTVGWVLAALEDMRHRLACPEPAVAILPLGTGGVGWPGGGGGPAWRARCGGSLSCWFPGNDLGRVLRWGAGYSGEDPFSVLLSVDEADAVLVDRWTILLDAHEAAGGEDSEAEAEPPKIVQMSNYCGIGIDAELSLDFHQAREEEPGKFTSRFHNKGVYVRVGLQKISHSRGLHRALRLQVEQQEVELPSIEGLIFINIPSWGSGADLWGSDSDSRFEKPRMDDGLLEVVGVTGVVHMGQVQSGLRSGIRIAQGSYFRVTLLKATPVQVDGEPWVQAPGHLIISAVGPKVHMLRKAKQKPRKAGPPKDARADGAPAPKGDPK; encoded by the exons ATGCCTTGGAGCCTCTGGGACACCTACCTCTCCGGGCAGGGCCAGCTGCCCTCAGAGGCAGGGCATCCTGGTCTGTCAGACTGGCTCTGGTCCAG TTTGCAACTTCATGTCCCACGAGAAGTGCCTGAAGCACGTGAAGACCCCCTGTACCAGCGTGGCTCCCAGTCTGGTCCGC GTCCCGGTGGCCCACTGCTTCGGCCCCCGGGGGCTCTACAAGCGCAGGTTCTGCTCCGTGTGCCGGAAGGGTCTGGAGGCGCTCGGCCTCCGCTGCGAAG CGACTGCCGCCAGTGCCACCAGGACGGGCACCGCGAACAC GACGCACACCTCCACCACTGGCGGGAGGGGACCTTGCCGTCGGGTGCTCGCTGCGAGCTCTGTCGGAAGACGTGCGGCTCCTCGGACGTGCCGGCCGGCGTGCGCTGCGAGTGGTGTGGCGTCCAG GCCCACTCAGTCTGCTCCGCGGCGCTCGCCCCCGAGTGCACTTTCGGGCGCCTGCGCACCCTGGTCCTGCCCCCCGCGTGCGTGCGCCTCCTGTCCCGAAACTTCAGCAAGATGCACTGCTTTCGAATCCCCGAGATCGCGGTGCCGGAGCCGG GGGACGGGGAGGACAGCGCCGATGGCAGCGTCCCCGCCGGCCCGGGCCGAGAGGTGGGGGCGCCTGAGTCCG GCAAGCAGACTCTGAAGATCTTTGATGGCAGCGACGCGATGCAGCGAAACCACTTTCGTACAGTCACGGTCCCGCACCTGGCCCGGAGCCAGGAGGTGCTG GAGGCGGCTCTGCGGGCTTACTACATCCCCGAGGACCCTCAGGGCTTCCAGCTGCAGGCGCTCCCCACTCCTGCGCAGCTTGGAGACACCGTGGCAGCGGGAAAGGTCTGGAGCGCTGGGCCCGCCGAGGAGGAGGGCGGCAGAGCGGCTCCCCAGGCCTGGGTCCTCCGCGCTCTGCCCCGCACCCAGGAGATCCTGAAGATCTACCCGGCCTGGCTCAA GGTGGGTGTGGCCTATGTCTCCATCCGTGTGACCCCGCAGAGCACTGCCCGCAGCGTGGTGCTGGAGGTCCTCCCGCTGCTCGGACGCCAG GCCGAGGGGGTCGAGGGTTTCCAGCTTGTGGAGGTGCTCATGGACAGCAGACAAG TCCAGCGCACGGTGCTGGCAGACGAGGAACCCTTGCTTGACCGGCTTCGTGAGATCCGGCAG ATGTCCTTGCGGCAGATGAGCCAGACACGATTCTACGTGGCTGAGAGCAGGGCGCTGGCCCCGCGCGTCTCTCTGTTTGTGGGCGGTCTGCCGCCGGGCCTTTCCCCCCAGGAGTACCGCAGTTTGCTGGATGAGGCTGTCGCCAGCAAAG CTGCCCTGGTGACTGTGAGCCACGTCTACTCCACCCAAG GTGCCGTGGTGCTGGACGTGGCCTGCTTCGCGGAGGCCGAGCGGCTGTACATGCTGGTCAGGGACACGGCTGTGCGCGGCCGGCCGCTGACTGCCCTGGTGCTCCCGGAGGTGCTG CACATGAAGCTGGCCCCAGACTGCCGCCCCCTGCTCGTGTTTGTGAACCCCAGGAGTGGAGGGCTCAAGGGCCGCGACCTGCTCTGCAGTTTCCGGAAGCTGCTCAACCCCCACCAGGTCTTTGAGCTGACCAACGGGGGGCCACTGCCCGG GTTCCACGTGTTCTCCCAGGTACCCTGCTTCCGGGTGCTGGTGTGCGGCGGGGACGGCACGGTGGGCTGGGTGCTCGCCGCCCTGGAGGACATGCGGCACCGCCTGGCCTGCCCGGAGCCTGCTGTAGCCATCCTGCCCCTGGGCACAGGTGGGGTGGGCTGGcccggcgggggtgggggcccgGCATGGCGGGCCCGGTGTGGAGGCAGCCTGTCTTGCTGGTTCCCAGGGAACGACCTGGGCCGGGTCCTCCGCTGGGGGGCGGGCTACAGCGGGGAGGACCCGTTCTCCGTGCTGCTGTCAGTGGATGAGGCAGACGCCGTGCTTGTGGACCGCTGGACCATCCTGCTGGACGCTCATGAGGCTGCTGGCGGGGAGGACAGCGAGGCAGAGGCAGAGCCCCCCAAG ATCGTACAGATGAGTAACTACTGTGGGATCGGCATTGACGCAGAGCTGAGCCTGGACTTCCACCAGGCGCGGGAGGAGGAGCCCGGCAAGTTCACGAGCAG GTTCCACAACAAGGGCGTGTACGTGCGGGTCGGGCTGCAGAAGATCAGCCACTCCCGCGGCCTGCACAGGGCCCTCCGGCTGCAGGTGGAGCAGCAGGAGGTGGAGCTGCCCAGCATCGAGGGGCTCATCTTCATCAACATCCCCAG CTGGGGCTCAGGGGCCGACCTGTGGGGCTCTGACAGTGACTCGAGGTTCGAGAAGCCGCGCATGGACGACGGGCTGCTGGAGGTGGTGGGGGTGACGGGCGTCGTGCACATG GGCCAGGTCCAGAGTGGGCTGCGCTCAGGCATCCGCATCGCCCAGGGGTCCTACTTCCGCGTCACCCTCCTCAAGGCCACGCCCGTGCAGGTGGATGGTGAACCCTGGGTCCAGGCTCCCGGGCACCTGATCATCTCGGCTGTGGGCCCTAAG GTCCACATGCTCAGGAAGGCCAAGCAGAAGCCTAGGAAGGCGGGGCCCCCTAAGGATGCACGAGCCGACGGGGCCCCGGCCCCCAAGGGGGACCCCAAGTAG